gagttatGATAGTGCCGCCAACAAgactccggctatacctcaaaatgtgataataatatgaacaaaagatacaatacatgaccccgggatgaagtggggctcaccaagtctgctgggaagaggaggtaccactatcgctgatcaacactacctgctatggaaccacctgcatccatttaaagatgcagcgcccccggcaaaaaggacattagtattgtcgaatagtactagtatgtaaaactaaacaccatctcaatagaatgaataataacacAAGGGGGGGACAGTCatgaattcaataagagcttcaaacaatactaaaacatcaagttaagaaccacataagttttcaagtcaatttccatgttatcaggttgggtgatctttagtgccgatataccacaattcacaatgccaccgtattcttacacggagtccgatcacgacccgatcagctaggtcgtctcatttgagacatcaaccataaccacaatttcaattataatttccagcacaatcaccaccatgtgtgcggcatggcgtccgatcacggcccgatcggctaggccgtctcacccgagacattacctttttcaatcaatcatctcacTTCATACCTCTTTCACctcttttcaattcattggcacaagtggccacaattataaagtcattcttggcacttggccgcaGTGTTATAAATAGCGCTCGCCTCAGCGCTAATAGCGTGAGGCGAGGCGAGGCGAGACAGTGTCGCCACAGAGCCTCTGTTGCGTTGCGTTTCGAAATAGCGCTCGCCTCTGCCTGCGTGGCGAGAGGCGACAGTGTCGCGAGAAGCGACCATAGCGTCgccttttgtttttttaaaaaaaaaaagaaagaaaaaagcaaaGACTCAACAAAAAGGGTCGTGATTAGGGCTTGTCAACATATCTTCTTCAACTTGAACAAAACAACAAAGCTTCTTTGAGACTTTGACGTTCTGAACTCGCGAGCCATCGTTTCTTCTTTTAGAAGCTTGAGGTTCCAGCCATTGAAAGTCCAGGTatgcttcttctcctttcttctttcttctttcttcttcttcttctccttctttctattttttttcctctGTTTTTTGTTGAAAAGAACAGAGACAGAGGTCTGTTTTCTGCTCTATTTTTCGAGCAAAATACAGaggtttcttcttctcctttcttcttttttctttcttctttcttctttctcctttctccttcttcttcttcttcttctttctatttttttaccTCTGTTTTTTGTCGAAAAGAACAGAAACAGAGGTCTGTTTTCTGCTCTATTTTTCGAGCAAAATACAGAGGTTTCTTCTTctactttcttcttttttcttttttctttcttctttcttctttctcttttctccttcttctttctattttttttcctctGTTTTTTGTCGAAAAGAACAGAAACAGAAGTCTGTTTTCTGCTCTATTTTTCGAGCAAAATACAGAGGTTTCTTATTCTCTTAACAGAAAGAGAGGTCTGTTTTTGTGCTCTATTTTTTTTTGGTTCTGTTTTGGCAAAATAACAGAGGTTTTGAAGCTCTGTTTTTGCAAAATTACAGAGGTTGTTTCGAAGCCCTGTTTTTGCAAAATAACAGAGGTTGCTTCTTCTCTTAACAAACTTTCTGTTTCTTTCAggcccccccccttttttttttttcaattattgaCGTATAGTCTCTTATAGAGTAGAATTAATTGCATATTgacttgataatttttttttcaataaaacAGCGTTGAAATGTCATCCGATAGTAATAAACGAAATGATATAGCTTGGAATTATGCTATACAAGGCTCATCAAGATCCGCAATTAAATGTGTGTTTTGTGAAAAAACATATAATGGTGGGATAACTCGTCACAAGCAACATTTGATAGGTGGATTTAAAAATGTAGTACAATGTCCCCTTTGTCCGCCCGAGGTTAGGGAGGAAGTAAAAGCGTTTGTTGATAAGAAAAATGTGACAAGAACTCAAATGAATTTTGAAGCATCGGTGAATCtaattgatgaagatgatgaaatggatgaAGATGGTGAAATGAGACCTCCCCCCCCCAAAACTCATCATAAGATATCTTCAAATAGTTCTAGTGGGTCATCTACGACGGCACGTACAGTGACAAAAGGTCCTCTCAATCTTTATTTCTCGGCAAAACAACAAGAAAAGGGAAAAGGTGAAGAAGGTCTAGGTTTAGaagccaagaagattttgagagACCGCGCCGTAAGTGCCTTTGCAGCATGGATGTATGATGCAGGGCTTCCTTTCAACTGTGTTAACTACAAAACTTTTGATAAATTCATTGAAGCTGTAGGACAATATGGCCCAGGAATGAAGCCTCCTAGCTATCATGAAGTTAGAGTAACTCATCTTAAAAAAGAGGTGAAAAAGATAGACCAAATTATTGAGGAGCATAAAGTGGAATGGAACAAGTTTGGATGTtccattatgatggataaatggacATCACGGAATGGAAAAATGATCATAAATGTGTTGGTGAACTCTCCAAGAGGGAGTGTTTTTCTTGAATCTCACGATGCTAGCAACTCTTCTACGGATGGAAGCAAAATGTACAGCTTGTTTAGAAAGACTATTGATAAAATTGGAAAGGAAAATGTTGTACAAATTGTTACAGATAATGCTAGTGAGAATGTTAGTGCGGGTAGGATGATGGAAGCTATGTATCCACACATTTATTGGACTCCATGTGCTGCCCATTGTATCAACTTGATGTTTGGTGACATATTCAAGGAAAACCCATATGCTTCAGGTAACTTTAATATAGTTATTTATACTTATGTCCTATCCTATTAAGTATTAACTATAAAATTGTTATTGTTACTTTTACAGTTTTCACTAAGGCCGTCAGGGTATATTCTTACATCAGTCAGAGGCCgttgttgttgaatttgatgaggaaattcacaaatgaaagaaatttggtgagaccgGCCAAGACTAGATTTGCAACGgctttcttaactttgcatagtTTTTACTTGCAAAAGAAAAAATTGAGAAAGCTAGTTCTTTCAAATGAATGGAAAGATAATAGATATGCAAAGGAAGTTGCGGGAAAAGAAACTGCCAAAGTTCTTATTTCTCCATCATTCTGGAATGACGTCGTTCGGGCTCTTAAAGTTGGTGGTCCTTTGATTAAGGTACTTCGTATGGTGGATGGGGAGAGAAAACCACCAATGGGCTATCTTTATGAGGCTATGGATAGAGCCAAAGAGACTATTGCAGCGTCATTTGAGGGAGATGTTAGAAAATATGAGAAAGTTTTTGAGATAATTGATATCAGGTGGGAGAATCAACTCCATCGACCTTTGCATGCAGCAGGCCATCTTCTGAACCCGGGATTATTTTACAAGAACACTAGAGATGAAACTTTGGCTTCAGAGGTGTGGATTGGATACCATGCATGTCTTGAGAAGTTGGTCCCTAATTCAGCGACGATAGATCAAATAGGGGAGGAGTTTGGTAGGTACTCACAAGCAGAGGGCCTATTTGGTTTACAAGCGGCCATTAGAGCCAGAGACATAAGGTCGCCAGGTAACTAACTTTAATATAGATATCCTTAtaactttaaattaatttatttgatttatacttattaacttttaaaatatttttctatagttGAATGGTGGAAGCAATTTGGACATCAAACTCCAAACTTGCAAAAGTTTGCCATCAAAGTACTAAGCCTAACTTGTAGTGCGTCTGGATGCGAGAGAAATTGGAGCGTATTTGAGCATGTAAGAAGTagatttattatattaatatattttatattgtattattattagtatcgattaattaatctaaacaactTATGCTCAGATTCACTCCAAGAAAAGGAATAGGCTTGAGCTATCGCGTCTCAATGATCTAGTGTATATTAAATACAATAGAACATTGAGGCGACGTTATGAAGCTCGCGATACCATTGATCCAATTTTGTTGGACAACATTGACGAGGCAAATGAATGGTTAACTGGAGCCCCGCAAAATCATGAAGATGAACAAGTGTATGAAGGAGATGATCTTGATTGGGGTACTGTTTCTATGGCGGTTGGAGTTGAGGAGAATATCTATGGTCTTAGAGGGAGTTCTTCAAGTTACAAGGGAAAGGGAGTAGCAAGTTCAAGCCGGTCCCTAATCGATGAAAACTccgaggatgaagaagatgatAGCCAATATAATGCTAACATTCATGaagttgtagaatttgaaaatcttgaagaagaatagaCGTTGCTTGTTTTAGACTATTAGACTTTAGTTTATGAATCTACTATGAGTCTATGACTATCTATTGAGTCTTTAATTTTTGaatgatatatttattaatatattattgttattgagtttttagttatatgtatataatattttatgtttttgtataaattgtcgcttcacatcaaaaaggcgagcgcttcgctgcacgcctctcgcctcagtgaagcggGCCCTCGTCGCTATTTATCGCCGCACGCTATCCAAAACACTGCTTGGCCGtaatttcataattccagttcccctttccacattcaaacatcattatcatcatcaacaacaataaggctttccattcaagacattaaatacaCATACGAGTAACAAGTCatgaattcaataagagcttcaaacaatactaaaacatctgGTTAAGaaccacataagttttcaagtcaatttccatgttatcaggttgggtgatctttagtgccgatataccacaattcacaataccaccgtattcttacacggagtccgatcacgacccgatcagctaggtcgtctcatttgagacatcaaccataaccacaatttcaattataatttccagcacagtcaccaccatgtgtgcggcatggcgtccgatcacggcccgatcggctaggccgtctcacccgagacattacctttttcaatcaatcatctcacTTCATACCTCTTTCACctcttttcaattcattggcacatgtggccctttccacattcaaccatcattatcatcatcaacaacaataaggctttccattcaagacattaaatacacatatgagcaataaggaaatcttaggcacatagatgcttttcatacaatttggcataacatcctttattcgatcttgacttgaagtcttaacattgttaacacatattccatattttgaacacatcctcaaatgataagatgacatgatgaagcatttagaatacatattgaacatatatccttcAGCACAAGCACATtcagaatagccaattctataatgatcaatttgggacttacaccaatcaCACGgacaccgtgggattcaattctaagaagaaggggtttagccaacatacctcaattgagcttcctttaaactctaaaatattccgaaattcttagcaacttcaatctattttagaaatataacatattgaaccaaaattaggaatatGATCATGgctttagctcatttgagcattttatcaaacactaggtgtgtattaaggtttcaaagtccttttatggaggattccatcatccctcaactcattctttaccatttttagctcaacaatcttcctacaccccttgataacacatgcatgcaaaataaacaactctcatacccaagtattgtcttgctaattacccaattctaggcAAAATTCGAAAtggagggttagggtgtagaatcttacctctaggatgaaggaAGACCTTGTgaattttccttgttaatcttccaagatttgagcaaagattgatgaaaattagcctagagtttcctctctctctaaaacactctcccttctctttaaaacatcagaatttttgctcaaaaatggtccTTTGCATGTATTTAACGAAGCAGGGtcttataaaaacccaaaaatgaagctccggaatagggtatgcggtcgcatatgcgaccacagaatggatatgcggtccgcatatcgaccgcacaatttggtgcccaAAACCGTGGAAGAATCTGCCTGGGTCTGtggacctgttctgcggtcgcataatgcaccgcagacttTCGCCCAAACTGTCTCGCCCCTGCTtcattctgcgaccattatgcggtccgcggaaatgcatttttctgcccAAATTTTTCCTTCACTTTTCAGtgcattgtttaacccaaaaagtctgagccacGGCGAGCTGCGaataatttctacaatcctcaaacacgtaagcctagtccggcaccatgaaacattatttttcctttgcgaaattttacggggccttacacttaTATCCTATTCTGGTGATGCCCGGAGATCTGAAGCGGAGACTTACCAATACACAAGGGTTAAAGGTgggaaaaaataaaacaaatcagAAGACTATACCTTTATGTAAACCGTGGCCAATATGGATGGAGAAAGAAATTGTAGGATTTTTTTAGGGAAAACTCATCATATAACTCATGCAAACTTAAGATGCATTCAAAGTTTTTACTCGCTGATAGGAGAAACAATGTAAATGATGTAGACAACATCATGGAACTAATGCACTGCTTTCAATTTTAGATGGAGCCGAACAGGTACCTTTGTGTATAGCTGTACCTCCTTGGTACCATCCTATTCAATAGATTA
This sequence is a window from Nicotiana tomentosiformis chromosome 5, ASM39032v3, whole genome shotgun sequence. Protein-coding genes within it:
- the LOC138891700 gene encoding uncharacterized protein, which translates into the protein MSSDSNKRNDIAWNYAIQGSSRSAIKCVFCEKTYNGGITRHKQHLIGGFKNVVQCPLCPPEVREEVKAFVDKKNVTRTQMNFEASVNLIDEDDEMDEDGEMRPPPPKTHHKISSNSSSGSSTTARTVTKGPLNLYFSAKQQEKGKGEEGLGLEAKKILRDRAVSAFAAWMYDAGLPFNCVNYKTFDKFIEAVGQYGPGMKPPSYHEVRVTHLKKEVKKIDQIIEEHKVEWNKFGCSIMMDKWTSRNGKMIINVLVNSPRGSVFLESHDASNSSTDGSKMYSLFRKTIDKIGKENVVQIVTDNASENVSAGRMMEAMYPHIYWTPCAAHCINLMFGDIFKENPYASVFTKAVRVYSYISQRPLLLNLMRKFTNERNLVRPAKTRFATAFLTLHSFYLQKKKLRKLVLSNEWKDNRYAKEVAGKETAKVLISPSFWNDVVRALKVGGPLIKVLRMVDGERKPPMGYLYEAMDRAKETIAASFEGDVRKYEKVFEIIDIRWENQLHRPLHAAGHLLNPGLFYKNTRDETLASEVWIGYHACLEKLVPNSATIDQIGEEFGRYSQAEGLFGLQAAIRARDIRSPVEWWKQFGHQTPNLQKFAIKVLSLTCSASGCERNWSVFEHIHSKKRNRLELSRLNDLVYIKYNRTLRRRYEARDTIDPILLDNIDEANEWLTGAPQNHEDEQVYEGDDLDWGTVSMAVGVEENIYGLRGSSSSYKGKGVASSSRSLIDENSEDEEDDSQYNANIHEVVEFENLEEE